A single Tenacibaculum sp. 190524A02b DNA region contains:
- a CDS encoding AraC family transcriptional regulator encodes METKEFYKNRLQQIVSYLRTKYNQKILIEELESISNFSYRNLQRVFKAHYNETIGAYVTRIKVENGAKMLMYSLKEIKVIAEEVGYSDVQTFSKAFKKHFGISPAIYRNKKEELFQKKNIKHTQTMPFFEEKITVLTAKRVLYTTFKGDYYNTKLDDVWDEFLERVTLLDIEVNNTECLGIIWDEPIISEIINYDYDACIVIDSLEIPEQKFKVKTLPEQKYAVFTHVGSYRRINETYDKIFSRWLFTTNQIVSEKPFIEKYTKHEGNTNNINLYETEIYIPIEG; translated from the coding sequence GTGGAAACAAAAGAGTTTTATAAAAATCGGTTGCAACAAATAGTTTCCTATTTAAGAACCAAATACAATCAAAAAATCTTAATAGAAGAATTGGAGAGTATTTCAAATTTTTCTTATCGAAATTTACAAAGAGTATTTAAAGCACATTATAATGAAACTATAGGTGCTTATGTTACGCGGATAAAAGTAGAAAATGGAGCAAAAATGCTTATGTATTCTTTAAAAGAAATAAAAGTGATTGCTGAAGAGGTCGGATATTCAGATGTTCAAACTTTTAGTAAAGCATTTAAAAAACATTTTGGAATTTCACCTGCTATTTATAGAAATAAGAAAGAAGAATTATTTCAAAAAAAGAATATAAAACACACACAAACAATGCCTTTTTTTGAAGAAAAAATTACTGTTTTGACAGCTAAAAGAGTATTATATACCACTTTTAAAGGAGACTATTATAATACTAAACTAGATGATGTTTGGGATGAGTTTTTAGAAAGAGTTACTTTATTAGATATAGAAGTAAATAATACTGAATGTTTAGGAATAATTTGGGATGAACCAATTATATCAGAAATTATTAATTACGATTATGATGCTTGTATTGTAATTGATTCATTAGAGATACCCGAACAAAAATTTAAAGTAAAAACACTACCTGAACAAAAATATGCTGTTTTTACTCATGTAGGATCTTATAGAAGAATTAATGAAACTTATGATAAAATTTTTAGTAGATGGTTATTTACCACAAACCAAATAGTTTCAGAAAAACCTTTTATAGAAAAATACACGAAACATGAAGGAAATACAAATAATATAAACCTTTACGAAACAGAAATTTATATACCCATTGAAGGCTGA
- a CDS encoding amidohydrolase, with translation MNKMKLITILLSIVITSKACVKKEELAPIVNINSTEKLYFNGKIYTVNEKQPWAEAILVKENKIVYVGSTKDAELKATENVKKIDLGGKLVLPGFHDVHMHPMEVGSTTTAFTLNENETNAENYISEIKNAANQNPNVEWLIGFGHSINTLFSALRNPIEILDEAVSDRPVIIMEQTSHSMWVNSKALELANITSTTPNPQGGIIMKDNGKLNGILVDNAGDVVFQQAIAALKNEEGEYNGMVSYVLPELAKNGITSVSDARTYWKRDQHKTWIKLAKDGQLTARFNLGLWAYPTEEDINQITTLKSLFKNDENSLLRINQIKLYADGITHNTTAALHSDYKENYFGLPTNNGLNYFTQNRITKYIQELESVGFDFHIHAIGNRGITEALNAIEKGGSLRGGHRLTHVEMIDEKDLSRFKSLNVTADAQVAGDFTKPEYWHENEHLVGSTLAKNLIPIKSLKNSGARITLSSDWNVSTLNPFVGIQNAVTRSPQNISLEEAIKAYTINGAYTMRQENKVGSIEAGKLADFIIIDKDIFKIPTNQIKNTKVLMTVFNGELIYKK, from the coding sequence ATGAATAAAATGAAATTGATAACTATTTTATTAAGTATTGTAATAACATCAAAAGCTTGTGTTAAAAAAGAAGAATTAGCACCTATTGTAAATATAAACTCGACTGAGAAATTATATTTTAATGGAAAAATATATACTGTAAATGAAAAACAACCATGGGCAGAAGCAATTCTTGTAAAAGAAAATAAAATAGTATATGTAGGTTCTACAAAAGATGCAGAACTAAAAGCTACTGAAAATGTAAAAAAAATAGATTTAGGTGGAAAATTAGTACTACCAGGTTTTCATGATGTACACATGCATCCAATGGAAGTTGGTTCTACAACAACCGCTTTTACGTTAAATGAAAATGAAACTAATGCGGAAAATTATATTTCTGAAATAAAAAATGCAGCGAATCAAAATCCAAATGTAGAATGGTTAATAGGTTTTGGACACTCAATAAATACATTATTTTCTGCATTAAGAAATCCTATAGAAATTTTAGATGAAGCTGTTTCAGACAGACCAGTAATTATTATGGAACAAACATCACATTCTATGTGGGTAAATTCAAAAGCATTAGAATTAGCAAACATTACATCTACAACTCCTAATCCCCAAGGTGGAATTATAATGAAGGATAATGGCAAGTTGAATGGTATTTTAGTTGATAATGCTGGAGATGTTGTTTTTCAACAAGCAATAGCAGCTTTAAAAAATGAAGAAGGTGAATACAATGGAATGGTTAGTTATGTACTACCTGAATTGGCAAAAAACGGTATTACATCTGTGTCAGATGCTAGAACTTATTGGAAAAGAGATCAACATAAAACTTGGATTAAATTAGCTAAAGATGGTCAATTAACTGCTCGTTTTAACCTTGGTCTTTGGGCGTATCCAACTGAAGAAGATATAAATCAAATAACTACCTTAAAATCCTTATTTAAGAATGATGAAAATAGTTTACTAAGAATTAACCAAATAAAGTTATATGCGGATGGAATTACGCATAATACCACAGCTGCATTACATTCTGATTATAAAGAAAATTACTTTGGGTTACCTACTAATAATGGATTAAATTATTTTACACAAAATAGAATAACAAAATATATTCAAGAATTAGAGTCAGTAGGTTTTGATTTTCATATCCATGCTATTGGAAATAGAGGAATAACAGAAGCATTGAATGCAATAGAAAAAGGAGGAAGTTTAAGAGGTGGACACCGATTAACACATGTAGAAATGATTGATGAAAAAGATTTGTCAAGGTTTAAAAGTTTAAATGTTACTGCTGATGCTCAAGTAGCGGGTGATTTTACTAAACCTGAATATTGGCATGAAAATGAACATTTGGTAGGAAGTACGTTAGCAAAAAATTTAATACCAATAAAATCTTTAAAAAACTCGGGAGCAAGGATAACACTTAGTAGTGATTGGAATGTAAGTACTTTAAATCCATTTGTAGGTATTCAAAATGCAGTCACAAGATCACCTCAAAATATTTCATTAGAAGAAGCCATAAAAGCTTATACAATTAATGGAGCTTATACTATGAGACAAGAAAATAAAGTAGGTTCTATAGAAGCAGGTAAATTAGCAGATTTTATTATAATTGATAAAGATATTTTTAAGATTCCAACAAATCAGATAAAGAATACGAAAGTTCTAATGACAGTTTTTAATGGAGAATTGATTTATAAAAAGTAA